The genomic region TATCTCCGGTCTCCTGCActaaggccgtgatcaaggtcctaacagaccgaaacgttggctaGTGTATTTACAAAAAGATCcatttgggatggacaataaataaaaaagaatcttaTTTTGCAATatatcgagtgccgtggtttatatAAGTATATTCTGACACAGCAGATAGGTTGGGTTGCTGGTtgtcggaccctcactgatctgatatttatgacctacccTGACGAGACATCATCAATATCTGTATTGACCTCTTTAATGGTAAGATCCCTGGTGGTCCCTGGTTAAGATTCACATGCTCCACTTTCAGGTTGCTCCTTAGGGTTCTTTTCTCGGCAACCCTAGGCAATTGCTGAAATGGACCCCGACTATGGCATTTACTAAACCGGCTTCCATGTTGGAGGTTGGAAGCTTTGCCTGAAGTTCTCATAGGTCATCTTTTCAGACCTACAACCGTCACAAGAGAACAAATCACGTCTGATCAGTTCTCCGTGCCACCGGTATAGTATCAAACTAATACCACCTAGGTGTCGACTGACATAGTCACGGTCACTTATATTTACATCTATGTGTGGAATTTCCAAAAGTGTACCTCCAACCATCATCACTGATGGTCTACCAATAGGCTATGCTACGGATGTGTAATCAGTGAGGGAATACCAATTCCAACTACAACTAAATGGGCATGCGTTGCAATTTCTAAACATAATTAGGTCAAAACTGAAAAATAGTCTGTGACCCCTATATTCTATGCTCTGGTGGGAGTCCCACTATTGTCATGGAAGAGGCGGTATATACCTTGAAATCAAACCTGACACCAGATCTTTTAGAAACCCCAGTTGATGCCAAGTGTGCTTCATCATCTGGTTTACGAGCACTGTTCAGTCCTCGAGATCACATATGTCTGTATTTTGTGGTGAAGCTTTGATGCAACGCACCGTTTTGGCCAAGTCAAGGCTTGCATGCCACCAAACTTCCTATGTTGTCTAGATTTCCCAGTCCTTGACAATAAGTCTTCTACTAGTTCTACTTCTCGTGGTCTACAGAATGGAGGATGTTTTCTTTATAAACATCACAAGGAAGGTGGAATTTGGGGTGTGGAATGAGGAAAACTGAGAGAATGTTCATTAGTAGGATGTGCATGGGaaagaggctgcactactgaaacATTCCAATAACGGTATGTCCCTTTTCCGAATTTCATGAATCCAAATCATCACAAGGACGTCCATATTTACTGACGTCAATAACTGAAAATATTAATGTATTTGATGATCTGGTCTTCACGACAACACTTCACCTGATTGAAATCAGATGATCTTGTGACCAGAATCTTGcggtagtgcagcctcaggctaaGGACAAGTATCTTGATAAAACTCAGGAAGTTAAGTTCTTGAAGGTCTTGATCCTGTCTCCCAGAGGCTAACCAAAGCACTTGACTATAAAGTGAAGTACCCTAATGTGAACGGTTAGTATTTTTACCATAAAACACCACACAGACCCATCATAAATAAATTTCTTTTCAGTGTTTTAAAATTTGACCTCCACACACCACAATGGTGCCATGTCGCTTGTACTATCACAATATCTGGATAAGGACTATCTAGAGAACAGTCAATATAATGAAGTGAATAGTCCATGGCTGCACGTACCGGAAATCAATCAAGGCacttgcctagggcagcacatACATTGAAGTTTGTATTTTTGTTTCTTAGTCTATACCTCCCAACCGTTTCTGGCTCAGAAGGAGCTTTGATCCCTTTAGTGGTTCTTCTCGGGTCCCTGTGTAGACCAAGACCATAATTATTTCCAGTGGACAAGGTTTTGTCCTTCTATTCAATTCCAAACATCTGAAACCTAAATGGTCCCACCTGACTGTTTAGAACAGATACAAAATCTCACTACAAGAATTCTTGTAACATATAAAATCCCTTAAAAATATGATTAGAATAATATTATATAAATTAGTGCCTCCCAAAGTCCTCATAAAAGAGGACCAACTCAGTATCTTCACAGTTATGTGTCCTTTGGTAGTCCGGGATTTTGGTAGTCAAAATATGGTTTTGGTTTTTGTTGGACTATGTTCTGGAGACCAGTTTGTTTCTGCTGCATGTCAAATGGTTTCCTTCAAAAACATCATAGGCAAAAAAGCCAAAATCTTTTCAAGTTTCCTCAGGCATGTCCTACTACCTCCTCTCCTTCACTCTCCCACTCATCTTGGGAGTTTCCTTCATCATCCGCCTCTCCACCAGCCCATCTGTCCTCTGGATGCCCTCCTTCAGCCCATCTGTCCTCCGGATGCCCTCCTTCAGCCCATCTGTCCTCCGGATGCCCTCCTTCAGCCCATCTGTCCTCCGGATGCCCTCCTTCAGCCCATCTGTCCTCCGGATGCCCTCCTTCAGCCCATCTATCCTCCAGATGCCCTCCTTCAGCCCATCTGTCCTCCGgatgccctccttcactttcaccCTCATCcttatggtcatttaacttttCTTCTTCTTGCTGTCCCTTCCCCGATTCTTGCTCTGCCTTCAGGCTCACAATCAAGACAAACGTCTGTAAAATACCATAAAATGATGCCAACTGGAAGATGTATTCCTGGGCCAGCCAAAGAATCAGATACATGCCATATGTTGTTGCCAAGAAAATGGCAAGTCCGTGAATCCACAGCTTGAGGGCTCCTTGAAAACCAAAAATATCCAACGTGACACGAAACACAGGAGAAAAAAGCCAAAGACACCCACAGGTGCAAATGTCTATAATGTGATGGACCAAGTTGATACAGATCTGAAAGTGTTCGAAATCAATATGAGATTGAGAGGTGGTCTTCACATCCTTGCCTCTCTTCAGGGATGGAAGAAACAGCTGGAAGCTTGGTAAGCTTGGTAAACTATGTAAAGGCAGTACCGGGAAAGTCCATCGTTTAGGTTTTTGGGGAGAGGTGTCTGGATGTGATGGAGTACCTTGTGAGGAACGGAAGAATTTGGGGAGGAAAGCTGATGGAGATGGCCACTTCATAGACTGGTAGAAGAACATCTAAAGAGGGTGGAAAAGAAAAGGAgtcaattagacaaaaaaaaaatacaaacatgtatatagtgcatttgcattaaGAAAAACACCTAAAGGCCCCTATAAATATTAGAGCAGGAACGTCTTAAAATCTGACGTATATGGGTTCTCCTGA from Bufo gargarizans isolate SCDJY-AF-19 chromosome 9, ASM1485885v1, whole genome shotgun sequence harbors:
- the C9H6orf47 gene encoding uncharacterized protein C6orf47 homolog produces the protein MFFYQSMKWPSPSAFLPKFFRSSQGTPSHPDTSPQKPKRWTFPVLPLHSLPSLPSFQLFLPSLKRGKDVKTTSQSHIDFEHFQICINLVHHIIDICTCGCLWLFSPVFRVTLDIFGFQGALKLWIHGLAIFLATTYGMYLILWLAQEYIFQLASFYGILQTFVLIVSLKAEQESGKGQQEEEKLNDHKDEGESEGGHPEDRWAEGGHLEDRWAEGGHPEDRWAEGGHPEDRWAEGGHPEDRWAEGGHPEDRWAEGGHPEDRWAGGEADDEGNSQDEWESEGEEVVGHA